The genomic interval GGGTCCGGCGATCCGTACGCCCCCGACCTCGACCTCCTCGCCGGGCCGGGTGAGCTCGCAGTTGCCGCCGGTCTCGGCCGCGAGGTCGACGATCACGGCGCCCGGGCGCATCCGCTCCACCATCGCGCGGCGGACGAGGATCGGCGCGCGCCGTCCGGGGATCGCCGCCGTCGTGATCACGACGTCCGCCTCCCCGATCGCCTTCGCGAGCATCTCCTGCTCCTGCTGCTTCTCCGCGTCGGTGAGCTCCCTCGCGTAGCCGCCGGAGCCCTCCGCGTTGATCGCCAGCTCGAGGAACCGGGCGCCCAGGCTGCGGACCTGCTCGCCGGCGGCCCGACGGACGTCGTAGGCCTCGACGAGGGCGCCGAGCCGCTTCGACGTCGCGATCGCCATGAGGCCGGCGACGCCGGCGCCGAGGACGAGGACCTTGGACGGACGGATCGTCCCGGCCGCCGTGGTGAGCATCGGCAGGAACTTCGGGCACAGCTCGGCGCCGATCAGGGCCGCCCGGTAGCCCGCGACGGTCGCCTGCGAACTGAGCACGTCCATGCTCTGCGCGCGGGTGATGCGCGGGAGCAGCTCGAGCGCGAAGGCGGTGAGGCGCGCGTCGCGCATCTGCGCGACCTCCTCGAGGTGGCGCGAGGCGTTCATCAGCGCGACGAGGATCGTGCCCGGCGCGAGGCGCGCTAGCGTCGCGAGCGGCGGCGGCTGGACCGAGACGACGATCGAGGCGCCCGCGACGACCGCGCCCAGCTCGACGTCGACCCGCGCGCCCGCGGCCGCGTAGGCCGCATCGGGGTAGCGCGCCGCGGTGCCGGCGCCGGCCTCGAGGGCGACGCGGACCCCGGACTTAGCCAGGCGCGGGACGACCTCGGGGACGAGCGCGACCCGCGCCTCGCCGGGGACGGTCTCTCGCAGGACGGCGATCTCGACCGGCATCGGAGTCGGCCTCGCTCGAAACGGGCGAGATTATACGCTTGCTGCTGCGCCGGCGCGCCCGCGGCGCCGGCGAAGCGTCATCAGGCCCCCGTCGCTCGCGAAGGTGATGGCCGGTCGAGGCGTCCGCGAGCCTCTCTGGCGCGACCGGATCGTCTGCGGGGACGCCCGGGCCGTTCTCGACCGTCTGCCCGACGAGAGCGTTCACCTCGCGGTCACCTCCCCGCCGTACAACCTGCGCATGCCGTACCGCGACTACCACGACGATCTCGCGCCGGAGGAATACCTTCGCTGGCTGAGGGAGGTGTGGCGCGCGCTCCAGCGCGTGCTGGTCAGCGGCGGGCGCTTCGTGCTGAACGTTGCGCCGACCTCGATC from Thermoplasmata archaeon carries:
- a CDS encoding NAD(P) transhydrogenase subunit alpha, with the protein product MPVEIAVLRETVPGEARVALVPEVVPRLAKSGVRVALEAGAGTAARYPDAAYAAAGARVDVELGAVVAGASIVVSVQPPPLATLARLAPGTILVALMNASRHLEEVAQMRDARLTAFALELLPRITRAQSMDVLSSQATVAGYRAALIGAELCPKFLPMLTTAAGTIRPSKVLVLGAGVAGLMAIATSKRLGALVEAYDVRRAAGEQVRSLGARFLELAINAEGSGGYARELTDAEKQQEQEMLAKAIGEADVVITTAAIPGRRAPILVRRAMVERMRPGAVIVDLAAETGGNCELTRPGEEVEVGGVRIAGPLNLPSQLPFHASQMFSKNVESFLGLLLGSSGNLVTDFSDEILAASLLTRDGNVVHAPTAQLLAGGN